From the Methanoculleus caldifontis genome, the window CAGGAGATGGGACTGGCAGCACCCCAGTGCCGTGTCGTGCTTGAAGACGATCAGTTTCCGGGCGGACAACTTGCCCCGTGAGGCCGAGTGGTCGTGCTCGAACATATTGACGAGGCCCTCCCAGAAGAGTTCCAGGTCGCCCTCGGAAAACCCTGTTGTCTTCTGAGCTAAGTTAGCAGAGACATAGCCCTCGGCGCGGTAAAGCGCATAAGGAACGATCTGCTTCTTACCCATCGTCTGGCCTTTCTCGCTGTCCCGCTCGTTCGCGACCGCCTGGCGGGTGATGGTGACCTCCTGCTGGAAGATCGGGTCGATGCTGCGGGCGAAGTTGAACTGCACCGGCCCCCTGACCTGTCCACAGTTCACTTCCGTGGTCATTACGGCCCCGAACGTCCGGATATCAAAGAAATTCTGGCACATGAATGCGGTCAACTGGCTATCCTTTGGCTTTTTGCTGGAAGGTTCGATGCCAAGATAGTCATACGCCTTCTTGTGCTGGTCGTTTAAGACCACGCCTGATGTGACGTAGATCCCGTAGCCCGGCGTGCCGGCCTTTACGAGATCGACGTAATCCCTGACCTTCCGCTTGAGACAGACGTCAGTGACGATCCCATGCCCGGTTTGCGGGTCGACCCGCGGCATGTTCCCCATGTCCGGGTCGCCGTTCGGGTTCCCGTTCTCAACATCAAACAGCAGTACAAACTCATACCGGTTTTTGATAGGTTCGCTCATGATCACTCAACCTCGCCTGCAACTTCCTCTTTCTTCTTGTAATTCGCCTTCCGCTGGTGGTAGTAACCGAGCATGAACATCCCCTGCTCCTCAAGGCTCAGGTATGCCGGGAACTCGTCAACCCCCGTCAACGTCTCTTCGATCGCCTGGGTCGTCCTGAACCCCCAGTCGGACTTCGCTATGTGGTGCTGCGCAAGTTTCAGCAGAACCGGGAAGACGACGGCAGGGGTCGTCGACGCGCTGCTGAAGTACTTGCTGTTAATCGTGCTCTTCATCTCTCTGTTCGTATCGGCCTGCGCCTTCTCAAGCACTGCAAACAGCCTTCCAAGGCGATACGGCACGCTCGGGTTCTCTTCGTTTAGACTCACGGTAATCATATCCTCCTGTAAATTTGTCAGGCCGGCTCTCGCGAGCCGTAGCAGGTAGGCTTTGATAAAGCCCGCCCGGATAGGGTTAATCGACCGGTCTACCTTTGTCCGGTTGAGGATTGCGCTGTACATCTGGACCGGGTATGGTCCGCCGTTCAGTATCGACCGCATAACGAGGCCGCCAAGGAGCGGGGACGCGGCCTTGTTATCTGAACTCGGAGCAACGGTCTCTCTCAGCAGGCGGTACATCGATACGTACCGCGGACCGCCGTCCCTGACGATCTCCATGTCCAGGTGGTGGCGTGCGGCCCTCACGATGAAGTTGCCAAAGGTGTCAACGTGCCAGAACCGCACCGCAAGTCTTGCGTTATTGGGGGAGAGACCGAGCATGTAGAAATTTGCCTCTGGGTCAGCCCCGATATCTTCGGTGTGGATCTTCTGGCCCTTCCTGACCTTATCGAGGATAGCCCCGATCAGTTCGATTCGCCGCAGGTCCTGTACCCTCGCCGGATCGGAGGGCGCGGCATCGCTATCCTCCTCCGTCTCCTCGCGGGGATCGAAGAAGAGGCTTGCAAGGTCCTCGCAGGCGGTTCCGTTCGTCTCCGCCCAGAAGACAACCGTCGTATCAGCGATGCGCATGCGGTAGTCCGGGCGGGCAAGGAGATAGTTCAGGACAGTGGTGTACTTGAACATCGCCGATTCGCTGATAGGTGCATTGAGACCCTGCTGTTTTCCCGTTTTGCCGTAAGAGCAGAAGGAGTCGTCGTTGAAACTGACGAGCGAAGCACCCGACATCTGGGCGCCGGCCACTCCCTTGAGGTTCTGATGAATCCGCGCTACTGTATCCATTTCTCCGGTCACGAGGCACTGGGCGGTGAACGTATCCCGGTCTCCACGGCCGTCTGAGGAATACCTTTCCCAGGTCTTCCGCACAGATGGTTTCCTGTGCAGAAGGACCCCTTCGCACTCAAAGACAAGATTTCCTCCGGCAAGAAGATCGTCCATGTACTCCACAAGCTTGGAGTGCTTGCTGAAGTTTTCAGGGCTCCAGGAGTCCAGAAATGTGAGTAATGCCCGGATCCCGGGATCGTCAAGGGCATCGAATATCGCATGCTGGCGTTCTCTGAATGCCTCAAAACAGTCCCGTGACCGTTGATGAACTAAAACGACCTCTTTCTCATTCCCGGCGAGGATCGTGTAATCTGGAGATGTATCCTTGCCGGAAGGGTTTGGGAACTTCTCCTCAAACTTGTCTCTCTTGAGTTTCTCGACGCCAAAGACGTACTTCGCGTTGTCGCACAGAACGTAGGGCGCTATACCCGACGAGCGAACCTCCTGCAGGGGCACATCCATACTCTTAGGCCGGGGTTTCTTGTCGTCGCTCCTGAGATCGGCGATGTAAGACAGTTCACCGTCGGGGCTGAGGACCAGCGCAAACGAGACCTTTCCGCTGCTGTATCCCGGCCGGGAGATCGTTACGTCCTCGTCCTCCACCAGTATGTCGTAGTAGCGGCAGAGGGACTGGATGATCATGAGACGCCCCCGAAGGCGAGGCACCTCTGAACGTCGATGATACCGTCTACCATAACCGCCCGGTAAAAGATGGCCTTCATCTCATCAGCGAAATCGATATCATAGAGCATGAACCCGAGATCCTTCTCCCCCGTGTAGCAGGAGGCCGGCATCTCCTCCTCGACGAGCTCGAACCTGACCGGGAACTCGCGGCAGCCGAAGTAGGGGTGGGAGAAACACTGCCCTTTCCGTATCCTGCGAAGCACGATGTTGTAGTGCTTCTCGACGGTATCCTCGGGACCGGCCTGATCGGTCAACTCGAAGTGCGCCTCGATGCCGTAACAGACATCGCGGAGCACCAGGGATGCCCGTTGAACGGCGTCCTGGCTCGAATCCTGGAAAAGAGCAACGTCCCCTCCGCGGAGTGCGCTCTTTACTTTCCCCGCGGGGATCTTACCCGCCCTCTCGTTCCGGCGGATATTGTCGAACTTTACCGGGTTTAATACATGAATTCTGTCGATCTTCCAGCGGATGGCGGGCTTCCAGTGAATCGCTTCGAGGATGCCCCGTGCAGCCGACGGGGTCATCACATCGTAACTCACCCGCTCCGTCTTCATCTCCGGTCGGGTGAAACAGGCGTAATCGCCCCAGACTTTCAGTCGTATTCCATACCCTATCGCCGTCACCTCCCTAAACAATCAGTAGTGATCCCTCCCCACCATTACCCTTTCTATTTATCAGCCCGGTTTCCTCGGAGTATTTGCTTATATCGTTCAGCACGTAGAACCTATCGCCGAAAAGGTCGATTTCACCCGCGCGTTCCAGTTCCCTGAATTCGTTGGGATAGATGGCGATCGTATATCCCTGCAGGCGCCGTGCGTACTTCCACGGTGATTCGCTGGTCCGGAGTTCGTCGACGAGTCTTCTCCCCTCTTTGCCGTAGGGAATGACGAGGTCCTTCGTACCCTGCTCAATGATGCTGAACTTCCAGCCGACATCCTCAAATGGGAATGCAAGGTCCCCGGCTCCTCTCTCGAATGACGGCAGTATCTCTTCCTGGTCAAGCCCCCCGTCACCCTTGTACGAGTAGAGTTTCTGGAAGTAACTCTCGACGGCCGGAAGGGAGAGTGGGTCGTCATAGGTATCCATGACCATCCTGCCGACCTCCGCTGTCAACCGCTGCCAGCTGGTGGCCTGGCCGTATCTCTCGGTCGATCGGAAGACGTAGACCTCCCCCCGTTCTGCCTTCCCCTCACGGTTGCACCGCCCGGCGGCCTGGGCGACGGAGTCGATACCGGCCGTCGCCCGGTAGACGATGGGAAAATCGATATCCACCCCGGCCTCGATCAGCTGCGTCGAAACGACACGGCAGTCAGCACCTTCCTTGAGCAGATCTTTAATCTCCTTAAGCTGTTTTCTCCTGTGAGCGGGGCACATCCGGGCGCTCAGGTGGTAGCACCTGCCATGTTCTGAGAGTGCATCGTGCAGGTGCTGCGCGTGGGCTCTCGTATTGACGATACACAGCACCTGGCGATGCCCCTGCAGCCTGGCAGTGAGTTCTTCATCGCTCAACGGTCCAAGATCGTTCACGTTCACCCGCTGGAACATTTTGTAGAGGTCTCGTGGCGAACGCATGATCTCGATGGGCCTGAGGCATTCATCCAGAAGTTCGCCGAGTTTCGGCTGGGTTGCCGTGCAGATGACAACCGTAGAACCGTAGTTTCGAACGAGTTCCGAGAGTGCCTGAAGACAGGGCCTCAGGTAGTCCGTCGGTAGCATCTGGGCCTCGTCGAGTATGATCACGCTTCGAGCGAGGTTATGGATCTTCCGGCATCTCGACCGCTTATTCGAGAAGAGCGATTCAAAAAACTGGACGTTCGTCGTCACGGTGATCGGCATGTCCCAGTTCTCGGCTGAGAGTTTAAGGAACTGTTCCAGAGATTCGATGTCGTCGTCGGATAGGGTATTGGGGTCGAAGTTGCTGTGGTGCTCCAGCACGTTCCGGCTCCCGAAGATCTTCCTGAATATCGCGGCATTCTGCTCGATAATGCTCGTGTAGGGGATGACGTAGAAGATTCTCTCCAAGCCGTGACGCTGTACGTGCTCAAGTGCAAACGCCATCGACGAGAGCGTCTTCCCCCCGCCGGTTGGGACGGTCAGGGTAAACATCTGCTGGGGGAGGGCAGCCATCTCTCTGCACTGCTCGTAGATCTCTCTCCTCTGCCTGTTGATCGGGGTCTCCTCGACACCGGAGAGGAGGGTGGCCATATGTTCGTCGAATTTCCTGGACAGGGTTTCAAACGATTCATACCTCCCCCGAACAGAGGCTGTAGCAGGATCCGAAAATGCTTCCGTATCAAGAGAGTCCGCATCGACGAGGCATGAATAGAGCATCCGCGTGAAGAAGGCTATCGTAAACCCTGCTCTCTTCTGCACCGGCCGTACAGCCGGGCGGAATCCAGCAAGGTCTGGGGCCCGGATCTCATCCCGATAGGCCGAGTAGTCCGGCAGAAACTTGTTCCCCAGGCGTTCCTCAAGCCCGCTCTCGCTGCTGCCGTAGTTCAACAGGCCGCCGTGATGCCCGGTGATGATGTACTCGAGAATACGGCTGAACTGCTTTGGATACAGCACCCCTACTTCTCGTGCACCGGCGGTCGAGTGGTCGACCCGGATACGAGCTCCTTCCAGGCGCCGTTGAAAGTCGGCCGAGTACTTTCCGATATCGTGCAGCAGACCTCCGGCATAGGCGATATCGCCGGCATGGAATGTGTTGGCAAAATCCGATGCGATATCGGCAACATTCTGGAGGTGGACGCTGAGCAGTTGCCAGTCCTGTTTATCGGGGGCATCTGTGGAGTGAGCATAGTAAATAGGGTCGGTCATCGATCTAACAATTCAATATAGGGGTGATAAATTTAGTCATTCATGTCCGCTCCCCTGGCCGCCCCTATGCCAAAAAAAGATTGGATCGTCTGCATCACGAGCAGATGCCGGCCCCCTCCCCCCCGGCGGCACCCCGCTTCCCACAGATCTGCACCACCTTCTCCGGCTCGTACCGCAGGACGACCTCGCTCGTCCTCCCGCCGGCCTGCCCCCGGATCAGGTCGACCAGCCGCAGGGCGTCGAGTTTCTGCAGCCGCTTGAAGAAGGCCGTATAGCTGACCTTCGGTTTCCCCTCCTCATCGGTGTAGATCGTGCCGGAGACCAGCGGCCCGGCCTCCTCCTGAGACAACTCCGCGATCCGCCGGAGCAGCAACCGCTCGTCTGCAGAGAACGCCCGGATGGTGCAGACATCCTCCTCGACAACCTCGGTGCGGACGGCACACTCTGCGTTCAGCACCGCCCGCTTCACCAGGTCAAGCCCCACCCGGACGTCGCCAGATTCCATCGTCTGCTACAACCCCGCGACCGGCAACCCCGGGGGAAAAGCGTTATCCTGACGGGGGGCAACAGGAGTATGATACGGTATGCTTACGGCCGATGGCATCCTCGGTGCGCTGACAGAACACCGCGAACGGATCAGGAGCCTGGGCGTCCGGCGGATCGGGGTCTTCGGGTCGTTTGCCCGGGGCGAAGAGCGCGAAGAGAGCGATATCGATATCCTCATCGAGTTCGAGGAAGGAGGCCGCTCCTTTGACACGTACATGGACCTCAAATTTTTCCTCGAAGATCTCTTGGGGAGGAGAGTCGACCTCGTCGACCGCGATGCCATAAAGCCGGCTCTCGCGCCGCACATCCTCCGGAGTGTTCGATATGTCCCGGGAGTATAACCTCTATCGTATGGGACGGTTGCACTTTCAGTGCAACTGCCTCAGATCTCCGATCTGGGGCACTGTTCGGAACAAGATCCCGGAACTACAGGTTGCAGTCAGGCAGATGCTCGATGACGAGGCCGCCTGATCACCCCTCTGCCGTGGTTCGGGGCCCGAGAACGCTTACTCTGTCGTTTCAGCTCGCCTATTCGTGCCGGGGAACCTTCCTGCACTTCAAAAGACTGATACGGGGTGAGCGTCATACTACCCAGCAGAGATACGGTCGGGTGAGATGGCAGGACGTACATTGACCGGGACAGCGCGGGAGACCATCGTCGCGATACTCACCAGAAACGATGCCGAGTGGATCGCGATCTTCGGCTCGTATTCGCGGGGATCTGCCGGCCCGGAGAGCGATATCGATATCCTGGTCCGGTTCGCCCGCAAAAAAAGCCTCTTTTCGCTTGTCCGGATCGAGGACGAACTCACCCGGGCTCTTGGCATGAAGGTGGACCTCGTCACCGAGAACGCCGTCAGCCCCTACCTTGCCGATGCAATATACCGTGACGCTGTGGTGATCTATGACGCCGGAGGACCTCGCATACCTTCATCACATCCTTGATGCCGTAACGAGCATCGAGGAGTTCTCCGAAGGTATCGGATCGGCGGAGGATCTCCGAAACCGCCGGCTGGAGCGTGCCGGGATCAAGCGCATGCTGACCATTCTCGGCGAGGCGGCAAAGATGGTATCGCCGGAGTTACGCGCTGAGCACCCGGAGATTCCCTGGAGGGAGGCAGCCGGGATGCGGGATAAGATCGTCCACCACTACTTCGGCGTGGATTACGAAGCAGTCTTCCTGACCCTTCGCGATGATCTCCCGCTCCTCGAGCAGGGGATCAGGGCTGTTCTTGGCGAGGCCGGACGCTAGATCCATGCGAGCACTACACCGCGAAGGTGAACTTCGTCAACGAGGATACCGGCAAGCGGGTCGGGAACGTCTCCCTGCAGTCCCCCTCGATCGCCGCCTTCGAGGCGAACGCCGCCGCGGTGATGAATAACGCGGCCCTCGCGACCGCGATGGGCGGGGAGGCCGGGCGGAACTTCGCCCACGAGACCTACTATGCCCAGCTCAGGTGCCACGACCCGTCGGGCGTGTCGCACCTGCCGGTGCTCCTGCTCCTGTTCGAAGCCTGATGGCTTCTCAAGCTCCGGGCATTGTCCGTCGCTCCCTGAGGGCCAGTCGCGACTCCTACGTCACCTTCACCCGGAAGACCGTCCGGATCTCGTCCTACCAGGACGACGCCATCCGGAACGCCGTCGAGACCTGGGCGGACGCGATCCCCGCACCGGGGTGAGGGGGACTCTTCCCCCGCTTTTTTGACCGAACCTTTGTACCGGCGTACAGGAGATATCTATACTAAAGAGAACGGCGCATATCCCGATCAGGAATGGATACCGTCACACGCGAGGCCGGCGGGGAGTGCGCGAGGATCATCGGCATTCTCCGGGGGAAGAAGGCATACCTGGAGGAGACCTATCATGTCGGATCCATCGGCATCTTCGGCTCGTGCCGGCGCGGCGAGGAGCGCGAGGAAAGCGACGTGGACATCCTGGTCGAGTTCTCCGAGGTGCCGGGGATCTTCGGGTTTCTCAGGCTTGAGCGATACCTCTCCGAGATCCTCGGCAAACCTGTGGACCTGGTCGAAAAGAGCGCGCTCAAACCCCGCATCGGCCGCCGCATCCTGAATGAGGTCATCTACGCATGACGGCCCCGCGCGGCACGCTCGATTATCTGGACGATATCCTTGATGCCGTCGAGAAGATCGAGATCTTCACCCGGGGCATGTCGTATGAGGAGTTCTCCGGGGACGACAAGACCGTCTACGCGGTCACGCGAGCGCTGGAAGTGATCGGCGAGGCGGCGAAGTGCATCCCTCGATCGGTCAGGGAGAATTACCCCGGGTACCCCTGGACTGAAATGGCCGGTATGCGCGACAAACTGATCCATGCCTACTTCGGGATCAACAGGACAATCATCTGGAGGACGATCCGGGATGATATCCCTCCGCTCAGGTCTGCGATGCAGGCTCTCCGTGATGACCTGGCTGCGAGCGGCGACCGCCGGTAGCACGGACGGCGACGAGGGGGTCCCGGTCCGCAACCGATTCGGGATGGTTGAGTGCGGTGCTTCCGGTGCACACCCTGTCCTGGCCCAGCGAGACCGGTAAGTGGGCTCACCGGTTATCCGTGCATTTTCAACCCGCGCACGGCCCGCGTTTAACAACACCCTCTTCTCCAGACTGACGTATGACACATTCCCCTCTCCTCCGCAGCGACCAGACCCTTTTCAGAGATCCCGACGTCTTCGAGCCCGCGGTTCGTCTCTCCGACCGCCCCCACCCCCCTAATGTCCGGAACTCCTCTGGTCCTCCCGGGCCGGGAGTTCGTGCTCCACGTTTGTTTAATATATTGAACGATCATTCAATATACTGCATGCTCCGGGAGTTCGAGACGTTTGTCGGGTTCCGGGTCCTCGCCTGGTTTCTCACTCACCCCACGGGCGAGATCCACATCAATAAACTCGCCCGGGAGATTGGGGTCAGTCCGGGAAGCGTCAAAGCGTATGCCGATGCCTTCGAGCGCGACGGGTTGATCACCATTACGCGACTCGGCACCGCACGGCTCCTCTCCCTCGACAACGACTCCTTTGCTGTCCGGGAGTTAAAGCGGGCCTGCATGGCCCTCCTCCTTGTCCGGGCCGGCATCGAGGACCTCGCGCCGGAGAGCATCGCGGTCGCGGTCTACGGGAGCACTGCGGCGGGGACCTTCGATGAGCAGAGCGACATCGACATCCTGATCATCGGTGACGAGAGTCGGGTCGATCACGGCCGGGTGCCGGCACTTGAGGCGGAGACCGATCGAGAGGTGCAGTTGACGGTTGTCCCCTACTACCGGTGGGAGCAGATGAAAGAGGAAGGCGACCCGTTTGTCGCGAGCGTCCTGCGAAACCACATGCTTGTCAGGGGGGCTCGCCTATGAGGTGGCGGGAGTGCGTCGACCGCGGCCTCATCCGCCCCGACCCCGGAGCGTTGGAGCGTGTCCCCGGCTCTCTCGCATCCGCGGCGAGGTTCCTTCGCGCGGCGGAGAAGAACGTGGCGATCGAAGAGTGCGAGATGGCTCACCTTGCTGCGTACAACAGTGCGTTTCATAGTGTCCGGACGTTTCTCTACGCTGCAGGCTACGTCGAGCGGAGCCATGCCTGTCTCGTCACCGCGGTACGGCATATCTCTGGTGACGAGCCTGAGCTCGCTGATCTCCTGAACGCCTTTGATAAACTCCGGGTTGCCAGGCACAACGTCCAGTACAGCGGATCGCTTGTCTGTGAGGAGGAAGCAGCGTTCTGCATCCGGCTGGCTCATCGGGCCCTCGTTCTGGCCCGGCAGCGGTTCGGGTAGAGGGCGGTTCGCCTCAACTTCATTGTCTACCGATTTTGAGGGCTCTCATAAGGAAGACGCAGTGAGTGAGACCCGCTGAGAGCAAACCGGGGGTGAATTGTGCAGACGGTGTCTGCGCAATTGGTTGCCCGGCGGGAGCGGCCGCATCGGATTGACACAAGTTACACCAGCCGGGGGACACCCCACTCCGGCCTCCTGGAGAGGTGCCCGGCGATCGGCCACTACGATGCCACCGTGACGGAGGGCGCTCCTCATCGTGCAGGAGAACGGTACCGCACGGACCGGCGTTTACACTGCGAATCGAACAACAGATGACCGTGCGGAGAACCAGAAATGCGGGTTAAACGTCATTGTTCAGGCAATGACGCACTGCGATGGGCCTGGCCGGATTCGAACCGGCGATCTTCGCCGTGTAAGGGCGACGTCATGACCAGCTAGACCACAAGCCCTGCGGGTGCCTTACAGTATTTTGCACCGTGACGGATAAACGTGTTGCCTCGCCGGGGATTCCCGTCCCGTCGAGCGCGGCATCTCCCGGCCCTCATGGCTCGCGCTTGTAAACCTCTCCTCAAAAACCCCCACCGTCCGCGCTTCGCGCTCCTCCGGGAGCGTCGTTCGAGCACCGCTAGGTGCGCAGGAGGATGCTCCTCCGGGAGCGTCGTTCGAGCACCGCTAGGTGCGCAGTCCCATGGAATGCCGTATAATGCGACCCCCAGCGTTCCAATAAGAAACCGCTCGCCGGATGCCCCGATAGAGATGCCTCTCCTGGAAAGTTGAGGGTATGTATCAGGCCTGAAAAAAAAGGGTTCAGATGAACCCGAAGGACTTGAGCGTCACTTCGGGGTTGACGGCTCCCACGTGGTAGACCTTACCCTCGGAGAGCTCGTTGATGACGACCTCGGCAGGGGAGAAGAGCGAGGTGTCGATCTGGTAGAAGTCGAAGTTGGCTTCCTTGAAGATATCGTAGAACGGTTTTCCGTACCCCTTGGACGTGTTGCTCGGGATCTTGTCCAGGTAGTCCTTGATCTCGGGGGCGTTCATCGTCAACATGATGCTGCCGTGGTAGATCGTGGCGTCGTTGGTGCTGCCCATCGCCTTCGTCCCGTCCTTCTTGACGGGGGCGATCGGGGCGTGGCCGATACCGGCGGTGATCTTCTTCGTGTCAAAGCCGAGCTCGTTCAGCTTGTAGACCGCGGTCTCGACGCAGCGGCCGGCGACCTGGATCGAGCCGACGAGGGAGGCCGTGGGGGCGACGACCGCGCAGGTGTTCGCGACGTCCACGTTGCAGGCCTCGGCGATCTTCTCCATCACGGCGGCGTTCGGGAGGTGGTCGCTCTCAAGGCAGATGACGGCGTAGTCGAACTCGTCCTCGTACTCGATCACCTCGTAGGTGTGCTTGGGCTTCAGGGAGAGCGCCCGTGCCGGGCCGCTGCCCATCGCGAAGTACTTGTTGACGTTGATCGTCCAGCCCGCTTTCTGGGCGCCGAGGCACGCGATGGACGGGAAGTCGGTGCTGACCTCGATGAACGGGACTGGGAACTCGCCGATCCGGCCCATCGTGATATCGACCTCGCCGAGCCCGCCCATGCAGATCTCGGTGAACCGTCTTCCTGCCAGGTACCCGCCCGTGGTGCTGACGCCGCAGTCTACGATGCGTGCGCCGTTGTCGAGCTCGTGCGGGACAGCATGAAACTCCTCTGCGTATTCGAAGAGCTCCTCAAATATATCCAGTGCCAGTTCGTTCACGCTGAGCATGTGGAAAACCTCATCAGAATACAAGCGGTGCCAGAACAGATAAGGATTATGAAAGAGATGTCTGCTCCTCGCGTAGGTACTCGAGGACACGCCCCGGATCGTAACGCAGGCTGATCAGCCTGGTCCGTCCTCTCCCCTGGCGGTAATGCAGGTTCAAGAGCCGCATCGCGTCGAATTTCCCGATAATCTCGTAGAATTTGGTGTAACTGACGTTCACCTCCTCCTTGACGAACCGGTAGACATCGCCGGCGTTCATCTCCTGGTCGTCGCGTCCCGACATCTCCGCGATCCTGGCAAGAACCCCCCTCTCCTCGCCCCTGAGCGTCCGGAGCGAGAACGCAAGGTGCAGGTACCGGGAGATCTCGTAAGCGCTGCAGATATCCTCCCGCTCGATCGAGCGGCGTGCCGCCTTTTCGGCGTTCAGCGTCGCCCGCCTGAGGAGATCGATGCCTACCCGGAGGTCGCCGTTCTTCATCGTCTGCTCCACCACGAGGTCGAGCATCTCGGACCGGACGACGTTCGGGTAGAGGCCCTGCATCACCCGCTCCTCGAGGATGTCGTGGACCTCCTCCTTTGAGTAGGGCGGGAAGTAGATCTCCGTGGGGCGGAAGACCGACGCCACCCGTGCGTCCACCTCGCTCTGCAGGTGAACGGACATATCGCTCACGATCGCGATCACGCCTATCCGGACGCCGGGATAGGCCTCGTGCGACCGGAGGAGCGGGTAGAGGACGTGGTTGATCTCGTTCTCGTAGAGGAGGTAGTTGGCATCGTCGAGGGCCACCAGAAGCACCTGCTCCTCACGCAGGAGGACCCGGGCTATGGCGTCGAAGACCTGCTTGAACGACGTGCCCGAGGCCGGGGGCAGGTGCCCGGTGACCCGGCGGTAGATCTGGGAGAAGATGGCGAACTTGGTGTTGTCGATCTGGCAGTTGATGTAGACGGGGACCAGTTTCTTCGTGGTCTCCTCGATATCGGAGAAGATCTTCTTGACGCTCGTTGTCTTTCCCGTCCCCGGGAGGCCCCGGCAGATGGTGTTCAGGGGCCGGACACCTCGCAGGCCCGGTTTGACCTGGAACGCAATCTCCTGGATCTGGGCGTCACGATGGTTGAACTGCTCGGGGACGTAATCGATCTCGAAGACTTCAGGGTCCCGAAAGAGCGTCTCGTCCCACATGAGCAGGTTCTTCTTCATTATACACTCCTCGGATACTGTAGTATAAATAACCTCCAGGTTTTATTTTCCCTATCGAGCAGATTTGGCGCAGCTTACGGTTGTTCCATGCACTTCTTGCAGAGCGTTTTGCTCATGAAGAGCTGAGAGAGCTTCGCCTGCGATTTCGTCACTGCTGCACCGCAGATCTCGCAGACCTCTCCCGCGGAGGCTGCGGGCGGCTGTGCTGCAGCCGGTTCCTGGTGCGGCGGCGCTTCTTCCGCTGCCGGCTCCTCCGGTTTTGCGGCCGGCTCGGGGGTCGGAGGCTGCTCCGGTGCCGGGGGGATTGCTGCCGCGATCAGCTCGACAGAAGGGCAGGCCCTCTTCTCCTCCGGGTGTGCCGGT encodes:
- a CDS encoding nucleotidyltransferase family protein, coding for MDTVTREAGGECARIIGILRGKKAYLEETYHVGSIGIFGSCRRGEEREESDVDILVEFSEVPGIFGFLRLERYLSEILGKPVDLVEKSALKPRIGRRILNEVIYA
- a CDS encoding HepT-like ribonuclease domain-containing protein — protein: MTAPRGTLDYLDDILDAVEKIEIFTRGMSYEEFSGDDKTVYAVTRALEVIGEAAKCIPRSVRENYPGYPWTEMAGMRDKLIHAYFGINRTIIWRTIRDDIPPLRSAMQALRDDLAASGDRR
- a CDS encoding nucleotidyltransferase domain-containing protein; protein product: MLREFETFVGFRVLAWFLTHPTGEIHINKLAREIGVSPGSVKAYADAFERDGLITITRLGTARLLSLDNDSFAVRELKRACMALLLVRAGIEDLAPESIAVAVYGSTAAGTFDEQSDIDILIIGDESRVDHGRVPALEAETDREVQLTVVPYYRWEQMKEEGDPFVASVLRNHMLVRGARL
- a CDS encoding HEPN domain-containing protein; protein product: MRWRECVDRGLIRPDPGALERVPGSLASAARFLRAAEKNVAIEECEMAHLAAYNSAFHSVRTFLYAAGYVERSHACLVTAVRHISGDEPELADLLNAFDKLRVARHNVQYSGSLVCEEEAAFCIRLAHRALVLARQRFG
- the mch gene encoding methenyltetrahydromethanopterin cyclohydrolase, with translation MLSVNELALDIFEELFEYAEEFHAVPHELDNGARIVDCGVSTTGGYLAGRRFTEICMGGLGEVDITMGRIGEFPVPFIEVSTDFPSIACLGAQKAGWTINVNKYFAMGSGPARALSLKPKHTYEVIEYEDEFDYAVICLESDHLPNAAVMEKIAEACNVDVANTCAVVAPTASLVGSIQVAGRCVETAVYKLNELGFDTKKITAGIGHAPIAPVKKDGTKAMGSTNDATIYHGSIMLTMNAPEIKDYLDKIPSNTSKGYGKPFYDIFKEANFDFYQIDTSLFSPAEVVINELSEGKVYHVGAVNPEVTLKSFGFI
- a CDS encoding ORC1-type DNA replication protein produces the protein MKKNLLMWDETLFRDPEVFEIDYVPEQFNHRDAQIQEIAFQVKPGLRGVRPLNTICRGLPGTGKTTSVKKIFSDIEETTKKLVPVYINCQIDNTKFAIFSQIYRRVTGHLPPASGTSFKQVFDAIARVLLREEQVLLVALDDANYLLYENEINHVLYPLLRSHEAYPGVRIGVIAIVSDMSVHLQSEVDARVASVFRPTEIYFPPYSKEEVHDILEERVMQGLYPNVVRSEMLDLVVEQTMKNGDLRVGIDLLRRATLNAEKAARRSIEREDICSAYEISRYLHLAFSLRTLRGEERGVLARIAEMSGRDDQEMNAGDVYRFVKEEVNVSYTKFYEIIGKFDAMRLLNLHYRQGRGRTRLISLRYDPGRVLEYLREEQTSLS